Proteins encoded in a region of the Flavobacteriaceae bacterium HL-DH10 genome:
- a CDS encoding dihydrodipicolinate synthase family protein: MVNGIISPMVTPLLSDNLSLDVNGVNRLIEHIITGGVHGLFILGTTGEATSLSYKTREQLIVESCKIVNKRLPVFVGISDTSIEESLNLASIAHKAGASAVVTAPPFYYGLGQEELFKYYWSLADQLPLPLFLYNMPSHTKVNIDRETVVRLAEHKNIIGLKDSSANTVYFQSLCYLLKSKDDFTLLVGPEEITSETVLMGGNGGVNGGSNLFPKLYVELYKATIAKDFARINILQNLVMEIATKVYTLGSYGSSYLKGMKGALAALGIIEANIAPPFNTFEEKEMTEVVKNIKRIEIEIAKVL, encoded by the coding sequence ATGGTAAATGGTATTATATCACCTATGGTAACTCCTTTGTTGTCCGACAATCTCTCTTTGGACGTTAATGGTGTTAATAGGTTAATAGAACATATAATTACAGGAGGTGTTCATGGTTTATTTATTCTTGGAACCACTGGTGAAGCCACCAGTTTAAGTTATAAAACACGTGAACAACTTATTGTTGAGAGTTGTAAAATAGTTAATAAGAGACTTCCAGTTTTTGTTGGGATTTCAGATACTTCAATAGAGGAAAGTTTAAATTTAGCATCAATAGCTCATAAAGCTGGGGCATCGGCTGTTGTAACGGCTCCTCCATTTTATTACGGTTTAGGTCAGGAAGAGTTGTTTAAATATTATTGGAGTCTTGCAGATCAACTTCCTTTACCGCTTTTCCTATATAATATGCCTTCACATACTAAAGTTAATATAGATAGAGAAACCGTAGTTCGTTTAGCGGAACATAAAAATATTATTGGCTTAAAAGATAGTTCTGCTAATACTGTATATTTTCAATCACTTTGTTATTTGCTGAAATCTAAAGATGATTTTACGCTATTGGTTGGTCCAGAAGAAATCACATCAGAAACCGTTTTGATGGGAGGAAATGGAGGTGTGAACGGAGGTTCTAATCTTTTTCCAAAACTTTATGTAGAGCTTTATAAAGCAACAATCGCTAAAGATTTTGCTCGTATAAACATACTCCAAAATTTAGTGATGGAGATTGCTACTAAGGTGTATACATTAGGGTCTTATGGTTCTAGTTATCTTAAAGGAATGAAAGGTGCTCTTGCTGCATTAGGAATTATTGAAGCTAATATAGCACCACCATTTAATACTTTTGAAGAAAAGGAGATGACAGAAGTTGTTAAAAATATTAAACGCATTGAAATAGAGATAGCAAAAGTGTTGTAA
- a CDS encoding sodium:solute symporter, which produces MNTIDIVVFFVYIGGIALFGGSFFKKNRTSSSYTVGNKDIPSWVVTMSIFATFVSSISYLALPGNAFQSNWSALVFSLSLPIATLIAVKYFVPLYRKINSPSAYTFMEQRFGPWARIYVSICYLLTQLMRIGTILYLLALTLNAIAGWDIATIIVFTGLIVAVYSMLGGITAVLWTDAIQGIILIVGAIVCIGYMLFSMPEGPSQIFTIAADHDKFSLGSFNLDLSKPTFWVVLVYGVFINLQNFGIDQNYVQRYMVLKSDKEAQKSALIGGLIYLPISALFLFIGTALYGYYNSAETLPLALQDISKGDRVFPYFIVNALPSGVTGLMIASIFAAGMSTISTSFNSSATVFLTDYYNKYFTKDASDKKRMQVLYISSIIISILGIGIAIAMINVKSALDAWWKLSSIFSGGMLGLFLLGIFSKTKNTKGAITGMIAGILVILWLTFSETIFGKDSVGASFHTYLTIVFGTIAIFLVGFLVSIIMKPKNQSV; this is translated from the coding sequence ATGAATACCATCGATATTGTAGTCTTTTTTGTTTACATAGGAGGAATAGCGCTTTTTGGAGGGTCATTCTTTAAAAAAAATAGAACATCTTCATCATATACTGTAGGTAATAAAGATATTCCTAGTTGGGTCGTAACGATGTCTATTTTTGCTACGTTTGTAAGTAGTATAAGTTATTTAGCTCTACCTGGAAATGCTTTTCAATCTAATTGGAGTGCATTGGTTTTTAGTTTGTCGCTTCCCATAGCGACGTTAATTGCAGTTAAATACTTTGTCCCTTTATATCGAAAAATTAACAGTCCGTCAGCATATACTTTTATGGAACAACGTTTTGGTCCTTGGGCTAGAATTTATGTTTCTATTTGTTATTTGCTTACCCAATTAATGCGTATTGGTACTATTTTGTACTTACTAGCCTTAACACTTAATGCTATAGCTGGTTGGGATATTGCGACTATTATTGTGTTTACGGGGTTAATTGTAGCTGTTTATTCTATGCTTGGAGGTATTACTGCGGTACTTTGGACAGATGCTATTCAAGGCATTATTTTAATTGTAGGTGCCATAGTGTGTATTGGTTATATGCTTTTTAGCATGCCCGAAGGTCCTTCTCAAATATTTACTATTGCAGCAGACCATGATAAGTTTAGCTTAGGTAGTTTTAATTTAGATTTATCTAAGCCAACATTTTGGGTTGTTTTAGTTTACGGTGTTTTTATTAACCTTCAAAATTTCGGAATCGATCAAAATTATGTACAGCGTTATATGGTTTTAAAATCAGATAAAGAAGCTCAAAAATCAGCCTTAATTGGTGGTTTAATATATTTACCAATTTCAGCGCTGTTTCTCTTTATAGGAACTGCGCTTTATGGATATTATAATTCTGCTGAAACATTGCCTTTAGCACTTCAAGATATCAGTAAAGGCGATCGCGTATTTCCTTATTTTATTGTGAATGCCCTTCCGTCAGGAGTAACAGGTTTAATGATAGCATCTATTTTTGCTGCAGGAATGAGTACGATTTCAACAAGTTTTAATAGCTCTGCTACTGTATTTTTAACCGATTATTATAACAAGTATTTCACAAAAGATGCATCTGACAAAAAGCGAATGCAAGTACTTTATATATCTTCAATAATTATTAGTATTCTAGGTATTGGTATTGCTATTGCCATGATAAACGTTAAGAGTGCATTAGATGCTTGGTGGAAATTGTCATCTATTTTTAGTGGTGGTATGTTAGGGTTATTTCTTTTGGGAATTTTTTCAAAAACAAAAAATACTAAAGGTGCAATTACAGGAATGATTGCTGGGATACTAGTGATTCTTTGGTTAACATTTTCTGAAACCATTTTTGGTAAAGATTCGGTTGGTGCATCATTTCATACCTATTTAACTATTGTGTTCGGAACAATAGCTATCTTCCTTGTTGGCTTTTTAGTGTCTATAATAATGAAACCTAAAAATCAGTCTGTTTAA
- a CDS encoding L-fucose isomerase, whose translation MNYKSLIGQLPKIGIRPVIDGRLDGVRESLETSTMNMAKIAADFLSKNLRHADGSKVECVISDTCIGGVAEAAASADKFSRDGVGVSLTVTPCWCYGSETIDMDASNPKAIWGFNGTERPGAVYLAAALAGHNQKGIPAFGIYGRDVQDSDDTSIPEDVQEKLLLFGKAGLAVATMKGKSYLSMGSVSMGIAGSILDPNFFESYLGMRCENIDMSEFIRRIEQEIYDKEEFTKALAWAKENCKEGKDYNPEDRQKSRAELDKDWEFVVKMALICRDLMIGNPKLKDIGYAEEALGRNAISGGFQGQRQWTDHFPNGDFMEAILTSSFDWNGIRQPFMFATENDSLNGISMLFGHLITGAAQIFSDVRTYWSPEAVKRVTGHALTGDASNGFIHLINSGASALDGTGEQSIDGKPAMKPWWDITESEVEKCLENTTWGPGMLEYFRGGGFSSTFKTKGGMPVTMCRINIVKGIGPVLQIAEGKTIELPEDVHNTINERTNPTWPTTWFVPNLTGKGAFKDVYSVMANWGANHGAFTYGHIGADLITLASMLRIPVNMHNVSEDKIFRPSAWASFGMDPESSDYRACATYKALYS comes from the coding sequence ATGAATTATAAAAGTTTAATTGGACAGCTACCAAAAATAGGCATCAGACCTGTAATTGATGGTAGACTAGATGGTGTTAGAGAGTCTCTTGAAACCTCAACGATGAATATGGCAAAAATTGCCGCCGATTTCTTGTCTAAAAATTTAAGACACGCAGATGGTAGCAAAGTAGAATGTGTTATTTCAGATACGTGTATTGGAGGAGTTGCTGAAGCAGCTGCTTCTGCCGATAAATTTTCAAGAGATGGTGTTGGTGTAAGTTTAACGGTAACACCATGTTGGTGTTATGGTAGTGAAACTATAGATATGGATGCGTCAAATCCAAAAGCTATTTGGGGGTTTAATGGTACGGAGCGTCCAGGTGCTGTTTATTTAGCAGCAGCTTTAGCAGGACATAACCAAAAAGGAATTCCTGCTTTTGGTATTTATGGAAGAGATGTTCAAGATAGTGACGATACCAGTATTCCAGAAGATGTTCAAGAAAAATTATTGCTTTTCGGAAAAGCAGGATTAGCAGTTGCAACCATGAAAGGAAAGTCATATTTGTCTATGGGCTCTGTTTCTATGGGAATTGCGGGCTCGATTCTAGATCCTAATTTCTTTGAAAGCTATTTAGGTATGCGTTGTGAAAATATCGATATGTCTGAATTTATTAGAAGAATAGAACAAGAAATCTATGATAAAGAAGAATTTACAAAAGCATTAGCTTGGGCAAAAGAAAACTGTAAAGAAGGTAAAGATTATAATCCAGAAGACAGACAGAAATCAAGAGCCGAATTAGATAAAGACTGGGAGTTTGTTGTAAAAATGGCATTAATTTGTCGCGATTTAATGATAGGGAATCCTAAGTTAAAAGATATAGGATATGCTGAAGAAGCTTTAGGTAGAAACGCTATTTCTGGAGGTTTTCAAGGACAACGTCAATGGACCGATCATTTTCCTAATGGTGACTTTATGGAAGCTATTTTAACTTCATCTTTCGATTGGAATGGCATCAGGCAACCTTTTATGTTCGCCACCGAAAATGATAGTTTAAACGGTATTTCCATGTTATTTGGACATTTAATAACTGGAGCAGCACAAATATTTAGCGACGTTCGTACCTATTGGAGTCCGGAAGCTGTAAAACGTGTTACAGGACACGCTTTAACAGGTGATGCATCAAACGGATTTATTCATCTTATAAACTCAGGAGCTTCTGCTTTGGATGGTACAGGGGAGCAATCCATTGATGGTAAACCAGCTATGAAACCTTGGTGGGACATCACTGAAAGTGAAGTGGAAAAATGTTTAGAAAACACCACTTGGGGACCTGGAATGTTAGAATATTTTAGAGGCGGAGGTTTTTCATCTACCTTTAAAACAAAAGGCGGTATGCCAGTTACTATGTGTCGAATTAATATAGTCAAAGGTATTGGTCCTGTGTTGCAAATTGCCGAAGGAAAAACCATAGAACTTCCGGAAGATGTACATAATACAATAAACGAGCGGACCAATCCTACATGGCCAACCACTTGGTTTGTACCAAATTTAACGGGTAAAGGCGCTTTTAAAGATGTCTATAGTGTTATGGCAAATTGGGGGGCTAATCACGGAGCGTTCACCTACGGGCATATTGGAGCCGATTTAATTACACTAGCTTCTATGTTAAGAATTCCTGTGAATATGCATAATGTGTCTGAAGATAAAATTTTCCGGCCAAGTGCTTGGGCGTCTTTTGGTATGGATCCAGAATCGTCAGATTATAGAGCATGTGCCACTTATAAAGCCTTGTACAGTTAA
- a CDS encoding GYDIA family GHMP kinase has protein sequence MQKYYSNGKLLLTGEYVVLDGALSLAVPTKQGQSLHIEHIDEPKIIWKSLDELGTIWFEDTFLIEQITSGFSNLDNDISERVIQILNAAKTLNPDFLNTNTGFKITTSLTFPKNWGLGTSSTLINNVAQWANVNAFELLNLTFGGSGYDIACAQNNGPITYQLQKERIAIKQVDFNPIFKEHLYFVYLNKKQNSRDGIVTYNANKSNLESVISEINDITTKIISCKTIETFDSLIKQHESFISKIIKQDTVKELLFKDFNGSIKSLGAWGGDFVLVTARENPKNYFKNKGFNTVVDYDDMVFKF, from the coding sequence ATGCAAAAGTATTACAGCAACGGAAAACTTTTACTTACTGGAGAATATGTGGTTCTTGATGGTGCTTTATCGCTCGCTGTTCCTACAAAACAAGGGCAATCATTACATATCGAACACATTGATGAACCTAAAATTATTTGGAAAAGTTTAGATGAACTTGGTACTATTTGGTTTGAAGACACCTTTTTAATTGAGCAGATTACTTCCGGTTTTTCAAATCTTGATAATGATATATCTGAAAGAGTCATTCAAATTTTAAATGCTGCCAAAACACTAAATCCTGATTTTTTAAATACTAATACCGGATTTAAAATAACCACATCGCTAACATTTCCAAAAAACTGGGGACTAGGAACGTCTTCAACTTTAATAAATAATGTGGCACAATGGGCAAACGTAAATGCTTTTGAATTGCTTAATCTAACTTTTGGTGGTAGTGGTTATGATATTGCTTGCGCACAAAACAACGGCCCAATTACCTATCAATTACAAAAAGAAAGGATAGCAATAAAACAAGTTGATTTTAATCCCATATTTAAAGAACACTTATATTTTGTTTACTTAAATAAAAAACAAAATAGTCGCGACGGTATTGTCACTTACAACGCTAATAAATCCAATTTAGAATCTGTTATTTCTGAAATAAACGATATCACTACAAAGATTATTAGCTGCAAAACTATAGAGACTTTTGATTCTTTAATAAAGCAGCATGAAAGCTTCATTTCAAAAATTATAAAACAAGACACTGTAAAAGAGTTATTGTTTAAAGACTTTAATGGTTCAATAAAAAGTCTTGGTGCTTGGGGTGGCGATTTTGTTTTAGTTACGGCTAGAGAAAACCCTAAAAATTACTTTAAAAATAAAGGTTTCAATACAGTTGTTGATTATGATGATATGGTTTTTAAATTTTAA
- a CDS encoding hydroxymethylglutaryl-CoA reductase, degradative, translating into MSKSIAGFSKLSKSEKIDWIVETYFSNTDNAKRILKQYWNDDEILQQLHDEFIENTISNYYLPLGVAPNFLINDKLYTIPMAIEESSVVAAASKAAKFWMNRGGFKTQVISTTKIGQVHFMYYGHVETLKTFFNYIKPKLIEHATPITKNMEKRGGGIIDIELRDKTQDIKGYYQLHASFETLDAMGANFINSCLEEFAKTFKKEALVFDAFSAEEKNIQIVMSILSNYVPDCLVRAEVSCKVEDLNEDKTISSEEFANKFVQAVNIAEVEPYRAVTHNKGIMNGIDAVVLATGNDFRAVEAGVHAYASRNGKYSSLSHAKVENGIFTFWMEIPLALGTVGGLTGLHPLVKLSLELLHHPSAKELMQIVAVAGLAQNFAALRSLTTTGIQEGHMKMHLMNILNQFEATPIEKETLTAYFKKNTVSHSAVVDAIKNLRLKHNN; encoded by the coding sequence ATGAGTAAATCTATTGCTGGTTTTTCTAAATTATCAAAATCTGAAAAAATTGATTGGATCGTTGAAACTTATTTTTCTAATACTGATAATGCCAAACGTATTTTAAAACAATATTGGAATGATGACGAAATATTACAGCAACTACACGACGAGTTTATTGAAAACACGATTTCCAATTACTATTTACCGCTTGGTGTAGCTCCTAATTTTTTAATAAACGATAAATTATATACCATCCCCATGGCTATTGAAGAAAGCTCGGTAGTTGCAGCAGCTAGTAAAGCTGCTAAATTCTGGATGAATAGAGGTGGATTTAAAACACAAGTCATATCTACAACAAAAATTGGACAAGTACATTTTATGTATTATGGTCATGTTGAAACATTAAAAACCTTTTTTAATTACATAAAACCAAAACTAATAGAGCATGCAACACCCATTACCAAAAATATGGAAAAGCGTGGTGGTGGCATTATAGATATTGAATTACGAGACAAAACACAAGACATAAAAGGCTATTACCAACTACATGCATCTTTTGAAACATTGGATGCTATGGGTGCCAATTTTATTAATTCCTGTTTAGAGGAATTTGCAAAAACTTTTAAAAAAGAAGCTTTAGTATTTGATGCTTTTTCTGCTGAAGAAAAAAACATTCAAATAGTTATGAGTATTCTTTCTAATTATGTTCCAGACTGTTTAGTTCGTGCCGAAGTGAGTTGCAAGGTTGAGGATTTAAATGAAGACAAAACCATCTCTTCTGAAGAGTTTGCTAATAAATTTGTTCAAGCCGTAAACATTGCTGAAGTTGAACCTTATAGAGCGGTAACCCACAATAAAGGCATTATGAATGGTATTGATGCTGTTGTTTTAGCTACAGGTAATGACTTTAGAGCTGTAGAAGCTGGGGTTCATGCCTACGCCTCTAGAAACGGAAAATACAGTAGTTTATCGCACGCTAAAGTTGAAAATGGCATATTTACTTTTTGGATGGAAATACCCTTGGCATTAGGTACTGTTGGCGGACTTACAGGCTTACATCCGTTAGTAAAATTATCATTAGAATTATTGCACCACCCAAGCGCTAAAGAATTAATGCAAATTGTTGCTGTTGCTGGTTTAGCTCAAAATTTTGCTGCTTTACGCTCGCTTACGACCACAGGAATTCAAGAAGGGCATATGAAAATGCATTTGATGAATATTTTAAATCAGTTTGAAGCGACACCTATTGAAAAAGAAACGCTAACCGCGTATTTTAAAAAAAATACGGTATCTCATAGCGCTGTTGTTGACGCTATTAAAAATTTACGATTAAAGCATAACAATTAA